A section of the Acanthochromis polyacanthus isolate Apoly-LR-REF ecotype Palm Island chromosome 13, KAUST_Apoly_ChrSc, whole genome shotgun sequence genome encodes:
- the srprb gene encoding signal recognition particle receptor subunit beta, whose protein sequence is MEADSTGANMAEKAEADVEMTENPFEPYIESLRQQVEDQDPVFLIGVIVALAVVIITCVFLKYFLTSKTVRTAVLLVGLCDSGKTLLFSRLLSGKFKRTQTSITDSSAPYKAKNDRGSTWTLIDLPGHDSLRSQYLEKFKLAARAIVFVVDSAIFQKEVRDVAEFLYVLLTDTVISRNAPALVVACNKQDITMAKSAKLIQQQLEKELNTLRVTRSAALSSQDGSVGGSLYLGKKGKDFEFSQLPMKVEFLECSARGSKGEDGNADIEGLENSLAKL, encoded by the exons ATGGAGGCGGACAGCACCGGAGCAAACATGGCAGAAAAAGCAGAAGCAGACgtggaaatgactgaaaacccATTTGAACCTTATATTGAATCCCTCCGTCAGCAGGTGGAGGACCAAGACCCAGTGTTTCTGATCGGAGTTATCGTCGCTTTGGCGGTGGTCATCATCACCTGTG TGTTTCTGAAGTACTTTCTCACCAGTAAAACTGTCCGGACTGCTGTGCTGCTGGTCGGGCTCTGTGACTCCGGGAAAACCCTGCTTTTCAGCCGG CTGCTGTCAGGAAAGTTCAAGCGTACACAGACCTCCATCACTGATAGCAGTGCTCCATACAAAGCCAAAAATGACAGG GGCAGCACCTGGACTCTGATAGACCTGCCAGGACATGACAGTCTCCGGTCTCAGTACCTGGAGAAGTTCAAGTTGGCAGCCAG AGCGATTGTGTTTGTCGTGGACAGCGCTATCTTCCAGAAAGAAGTGAGAGACGTGGCAGAGTTTCTGTACGTTTTGTTGACGGACACTGTGATCTCCAGAAACGCTCCAGCTCTCGTCGTGGCCTGCAACAAGCAAG ACATCACTATGGCAAAGTCCGCCAAACTGATTCAACAGCAGCTGGAAAAGGAATT GAATACCTTGAGAGTGACTCGCTCAGCAGCACTGAGCTCTCAGGACGGCTCTGTTGGCGGCAGTCTGTATCTGGGCAAGAAAGGCAAGGACTTCGAGTTCAGCCAGCTGCCCATGAAGGTGGAGTTCCTGGAGTGCAGCGCCCGCGGCTCTAAGGGTGAAGACGGGAATGCAGACATTGAAGGCCTGGAGAATAGCCTGGCTAAACTGTGA
- the wdr53 gene encoding WD repeat-containing protein 53, with amino-acid sequence MARQWSEGHSTSILCVGASPGPEGLLASGSEGGKVTVWSQEGTIISRLALPGEDDSTSVVFSPAAPSQLYVSHGDTVSVLDPRNLKGPVEEFQGAGEEEINSVALNETGSALAVADDSGAVRVLELPGGKVFRTLRRHTNICSSVAFRPHRPNNLVSVGLDMQVMLWGLQKTRPLWTLNLQDVAEEEDDHQQRPGQLFNPPLAHCVSVASCGNILGCAAEDGRVHLMRIGSGSKLEQQGAFKAHSQGASQAHFVSFLSHPNWLVSGGNDSHVALWDLSKHPVVAPEGKSQATAPQRRKGKSKAKRKEQHQDKVKTPQKAEAGKGEAEGEDEAAGGAEEAMEEKSGPKLSISHGDKVNWLCPALLKGEPSVIVADQSSSLTVYSLSQM; translated from the exons ATGGCCAGGCAGTGGTCTGAGGGCCACTCCACTTCCATCCTGTGTGTCGGGGCGTCTCCAGGCCCTGAGGGTCTCCTCGCTTCGGGCTCTGAGGGTGGTAAGGTCACAGTGTGGAGCCAAGAGGGAACCATCATCAGCCGCCTCGCTCTCCCCGGTGAGGACGACAGCACAAGTGTTGTGTTCTCACCTGCGGCTCCGAGCCAGCTGTACGTATCGCATGGAGACACAGTGAGCGTCCTCGACCCCAGAAACCTGAAGGGCCCTGTGGAGGAGTTTCAGGGTGCAGGGGAGGAGGAGATCAATTCTGTAGCACTGAATGAGACGGGATCTGCCCTGGCAGTAGCTGATGACTCCGGGGCTGTGCGGGTGCTGGAGCTTCCTGGAGGAAAAGTGTTCAGGACTCTGCGCAGACACACCAacatctgctcctctgtggcTTTCCGGCCTCACCGACCCAACAACCTGGTGTCTGTCGGACTGGACATGCAG GTGATGCTGTGGGGTCTGCAGAAGACCCGTCCTCTGTGGACTCTAAACCTCCAGGACGTagcagaggaagaagacgaCCACCAGCAGCGGCCAGGTCAGCTTTTCAACCCACCCCTGGctcactgtgtgtctgtggcgaGCTGCGGAAACATTTTGGGTTGTGCTGCAGAGGACGGACGGGTTCATCTGATGCGAATCGGCAGCGGATCCAAACTGGAGCAGCAAGGAGCTTTCAAAGCTCACAGTCAGGGAGCCTCACAAGCCCACTTTGTTAGTTTCCTTTCCCACCCAAACTGGCTGGTCAGTGGGGGAAATGACAGCCATGTCGCCCTGTGGGACCTCAGTAAGCACCCAGTGGTGGCTCCAGAGGGCAAAAGTCAAGCGACAGCACCCCAACGCAGGAAGGGCAAGAGCAAGGCAAAGAGAAAAGAGCAACACCAGGACAAAGTGAAGACCCCACAGAAGGCTGAGGCAGGGAAAGGGGAGGCTGAGGGGGAGGATGAAGCAGCAGGAGGTGCAGAGGAGGCGATGGAGGAGAAGTCTGGACCCAAACTGAGCATCAGCCACGGGGACAAGGTGAACTGGCTCTGCCCtgctctgctgaaaggagaacCAAGTGTGATAGTGGCTGATCAGAGCTCCAGTCTGACTGTTTATTCTCTGTCCCAGATGTAG
- the LOC110971711 gene encoding tripartite motif-containing protein 16-like produces MAQKGVQLDRETFSCSICLDLLKDPVGLTCGHSYCMKCIKAHWDREDQTRIYSCPQCRKTFTPRPELEKNTMLAALVEELKKTGLQAAAADHCYAGPEDVACDSCIGKKLKAFKSCLVCLASFCEKHLQPHYDVPPLKKHQLVEPSKSLQENICSRHDEVKKMFCRTDQQSICYLCSVEEHKGHDTVSAAAERTERQKKLEVSRLNIQQWIQDRQKDVELLQQELKDIHVSADKTVEDSVEMFTQMIHLIQNRSSEVEQQIRTQQETEESRVKELQEKLQQDIRDLERKDAELKQLSDTPDHSQFLHNYPSVSSLSESTHSSSINIRPLRHFEDVTAAVKELRGKLQGVLKDTWTNISLTITQPDVLLSEPEPGPGLEPKTRAGFLKYSRQITLDPNTANGNLLLSEGNRKVTFTHQQRSHPRHPDRFTGQQQVLSRESLTGRCYWEVEWRGLVGVSVAYKNISREGSRDEVLFGYNDKSCALYCFQDSYNFWYNKIYTSISGPQSSRVGVYLDHSAGILSFYSISETMTLLHRVQITFTEPLHAGFYINPDASAELCEVK; encoded by the coding sequence ATGGCTCAAAAAGGAGTTCAGCTGGACCGAGAAACCTTCTCTTGTTCCATCTGTCTGGATCTCCTGAAGGATCCGGTGGGTCTCACCTGTGGACACAGCTACTGTATGAAGTGTATTAAGGCCCACTGGGATAGAGAGGACCAGACGAGAATCTACAGCTGCCCTCAGTGCAGGAAGACTTTCACACCGAGGCCTGAACTGGAGAAAAACACCATGTTAGCAGCTTtagtggaggagctgaagaagactgGACTCCAAGCTGCCGCTGCTGATCACTGCTATGCTGGACCTGAAGATGTGGCCTGCGATTCCTGTATTGGGAAAAAACTGAAAGCCTTCAAGTcctgtttggtttgtttggcCTCTTTCTGTGAGAAACACCTTCAGCCTCACTATGATGTACCTCCATTAAAGAAACACCAGTTGGTGGAACCCTCCAAGAGcctccaggagaacatctgctctcgTCATGATGAGGTGAAGAAGATGTTCTGTCGTACTGATCAGCAGTCTATCTGttatctctgctctgtggaggaACATAAAGGCCATGACACagtctcagctgcagcagaaaggacTGAGAGGCAGAAGAAGCTGGAGGTGAGTCGACTGAACATCCAGCAGTGGatccaggacagacagaaagatgtgGAGCTGCTTCAACAGGAGCTAAAGGACATCCACGTCTCTGCTGATAAAACAGTGGAGGACAGTGTGGAGATGTTTACCCAGATGATCCATCTCATCCAGAACAGAAGCTctgaggtggagcagcagattAGAACCCAGCAGGAGACCGAAGAGAGTCGAGTCAAAGAGCTTCAGGAGAAGCTGCAGCAAGATATCAGGGATCTGGAGAGGAAAGATgctgagctgaagcagctcTCAGATACACCAGATCACAGCCAGTTTCTCCACAACTACCCCTCAGTGTCATCACTCAGTGAGTCCACACACTCATCCAGCATCAACATCCGTCCTCTGAGACACTTTGAGGacgtgacagcagctgtgaaagAGCTCAGAGGTAAACTGCAGGGTGTCCTGAAGGATACCTGGACAAACATCTCACTGACAATCACTCAGCCAGATGTTTTActgtcagaaccagaaccaggaccaggactagAACCAAAGACCAGAGCTGGATTCTTGAAATATTCACGTCAAATCactctggatccaaacacagcaaacGGAAACCTGTTATTATCTGAAGGGAACAGAAAAGTAACATTTACACATCAGCAACGGTCTCATCCTCGTCATCCAGACAGATTCactggacagcagcaggtcctgagtagagagagtctgactggtcgttgttactgggaggtggagtggagaggactAGTTGGTGTATCAGTCGCATACAAGAATATCAGCAGAGAAGGAAGTAGGGATGAAGTTTTATTTGGATACAATGACAAATCTTGCGCATTATATTGTTTCCAAGACAGTTATAATTTTTGGTACAACAAAATCTACACTTCCATCTCAGGTCCCCAGTCCTCCAGAGTAGGAGTTTATCTGGATCACAGTGCAGGTATTCTGTCTTTCTACAGCATCTCTGAAACCATGACTCTCCTTCACAGAGTCCAGATTACATTCACTGAGCCGCTACACGCTGGATTTTACATTAATCCTGATGCAAGTGCTGAGTTGTGTGAAGTGAAGTAG
- the neu4 gene encoding sialidase-4 has protein sequence MKSPYFPARSVLFRKEPNGVTYRVPALLYLPNSRSFLAFCEERLSPSDSQAHLLVMRRGTFYRNYVEWEDICVLGTAFLPGHRSMNPCPVYDEFTGTLFLFFIAVLGHTSESYQLVTGKNVTRLCYISSTDGGDTWSAVTDLTMRVIGDTIKEWATFALGPGHGIQLKSGRLLVPAYAYHIECKECFGQLCQTTPHAFCFHSDTHGRSWRFGEAVPGPESVECQMVSVDEEDGTNVLYCNARSPLGYRVQALSLDDGAVFQEGQLVQRLVEPRNGCHGSIIGFPAPLHLHQCLKNHLQQPVSRSRHWTSHMAQSFHSSSVASTSITASQPPNITSALNSLSPHHDSPPDFLTPTWVVYSHPTWTTARKDLGMFLSLFPRDPDSWRGPWVIYEGPSAYSDLAYLELSPSPGSPPAVAFACLFECGTKTAYDEICFSIFTLYELIDNLPRVAQPQNDGYKRRQNQTSEADCRCDAQNVFQQVPHVKKRRKKNKLMEMCSVS, from the exons ATGAAGTCACCCTATTTCCCTGCGAGATCGGTGCTTTTTCGCAAGGAGCCCAACGGAGTGACATACAGAGTCCCAGCTCTGCTCTACCTGCCAAACTCCAGGTCGTTTCTGGCTTTTTGTGAGGAGAGACTCAGTCCGTCCGACTCTCAGGCTCATCTGCTGGTTATGAGGAGAGGAACTTTCTACAGGAACTATGTGGAG TGGGAGGACATTTGTGTTCTGGGCACTGCTTTCCTGCCAGGCCACCGCTCCATGAACCCCTGTCCGGTGTACGATGAGTTCACGGGaaccctcttcctcttcttcatcgcTGTCCTGGGCCACACCTCAGAGTCCTACCAGCTGGTGACGGGGAAGAACGTGACCCGACTCTGCTACATCTCCAGCACTGATGGCGGCGACACCTGGAGCGCCGTCACTGACCTCACAATGAGGGTCATAGGAGACACTATCAAAG AATGGGCCACGTTCGCTCTGGGTCCAGGTCACGGCATCCAGCTGAAGTCGGGTCGTCTGCTCGTTCCGGCCTACGCCTACCACATCGAGTGCAAAGAGTGCTTCGGACAGCTCTGCCAGACCACTCCTCATGCCTTTTGCTTCCACAGCGACACCCACGGGAGAAGCTGGCGTTTTGGGGAGGCGGTACCGGGCCCGGAGAGCGTGGAGTGTCAGATGGTGTCTGTGGACGAGGAGGACGGCACTAACGTGTTGTACTGTAACGCGCGCAGCCCTCTGGGGTACAGAGTTCAGGCCCTCAGTCTGGACGATGGAGCCGTGTTCCAGGAGGGGCAGCTAGTGCAGCGGCTGGTGGAGCCTCGAAACGGTTGTCATGGTAGCATTATTGGATTTCCTGCCCCGTTACATCTGCATCAATGCCTTAAAAATCACCTACAGCAACCTGTGAGCCGCTCCAGACACTGGACATCTCACATGGCCCAGTCTTTTCACTCCAGTTCTGTTGcatccacatccatcacagcATCTCAGCCTCCAAACATCACCTCAGCTCTCAACAGTCTGTCACCCCATCATGACTCCCCCCCAGATTTCCTCACCCCCACCTGGGTAGTGTACTCCCACCCAACATGGACCACTGCACGCAAGGATCTCGGCATGTTCCTCAGCCTTTTCCCCCGTGATCCAGACAGCTGGCGTGGCCCTTGGGTGATCTACGAGGGCCCCAGCGCCTACTCTGACCTGGCCTACCTGGAGCTGTCGCCCTCACCTGGATCGCCGCCTGCCGTGGCCTTCGCCTGCCTGTTTGAGTGCGGCACCAAAACCGCCTACGATGAGATCTGCTTCAGCATCTTCACCCTCTATGAGCTCATTGACAATCTGCCTCGAGTCGCACAGCCGCAAAATGATGGATATAAGAGACGGCAGAACCAGACGTCTGAGGCGGATTGTAGATGTGATGCTCAGAATGTTTTCCAGCAGGTACCACAtgtgaagaagaggagaaagaagaacaAACTGATGGAGATGTGCTCCGTTTCTTAA
- the lxn gene encoding latexin isoform X1, which produces MALRIIVILAALMGVTGSPTTTVRPETSSVDTAAHPNSIPETAEETGQNEVFSEEEAAEDVMATGELNPNHYPAQRAAKVVQHYLTTRYGSPYRLFGLQRVHSGNAEDVGDSGRKYQLEIAVHEIISNTTQKCSAEVFFPHGQKQESPQVQASCEELLNISTKAQEEALYQQYKMNQTLISAQNLPDSHGHIEPDTKPLWHLGIVASSFIMLKESNENTLYNMAQVANITQLATENDQLKFDCHTLLHDMVSQEILHWKLLFTWSPAEGVKVLQMEQLPHCHHCEKPPNTN; this is translated from the exons ATGGCTTTGAGGATCATTGTTATTCTGGCTGCGTTAATGGGGGTAACTGGGAGCCCCACTACAACAGTCAGACCTGAGACCTCCTCAGTGGACACAGCAGCACATCCAAACAGCATACCTGAGACGGCAGAGGAAACGGGACAG AACGAAGTATTTTCAGAAGAGGAGGCAGCGGAGGATGTGATGGCAACTGGTGAGCTGAATCCAAATCACTACCCTGCACAGAGAGCAGCTAAGGTGGTCCAACACTACCTCACCACCCGCTACGGATCACCGTACAGGCTGTTTGGCCTGCAGAGGGTTCACAGCGGAAACGCAGAG GATGTGGGAGACTCTGGAAGAAAGTACCAGTTGGAGATCGCAGTGCACGAGATCATCAGCAAC ACTACACAGAAATGCTCTGCAGAGGTTTTCTTTCCACATGGACAGAAGCAAGAATCGCCCCAAGTCCAGGCCTCAtgtgaggagcttcttaacaTCAGCACTAAAGCTCAAGAAGAGGCCCTCTACCAGCAGTACAAAATGAACCAAACCCTGATATCAGCACAAAATTTACCTG ACAGCCACGGACACATCGAGCCTGACACGAAGCCCCTCTGGCACCTGGGCATCGTGGCCTCCAGCTTCATCATGCTGAAGGAGTCCAATGAAAACACTCTGTACAACATGGCTCAAGTGGCCAACATCACACAGCTG GCAACTGAAAACGATCAGCTGAAGTTCGACTGTCACACACTGCTGCATGACATGGTGTCCCAG GAGATCCTCCACTGGAAGCTGCTGTTCACCTGGTCTCCTGCAGAGGGAGTTAAAGTGCTGCAGATGGAGCAGCTGCCTCACTGCCACCATTGTGAAAAACCTCcaaacacaaactaa
- the lxn gene encoding latexin isoform X2: MATGELNPNHYPAQRAAKVVQHYLTTRYGSPYRLFGLQRVHSGNAEDVGDSGRKYQLEIAVHEIISNTTQKCSAEVFFPHGQKQESPQVQASCEELLNISTKAQEEALYQQYKMNQTLISAQNLPDSHGHIEPDTKPLWHLGIVASSFIMLKESNENTLYNMAQVANITQLATENDQLKFDCHTLLHDMVSQEILHWKLLFTWSPAEGVKVLQMEQLPHCHHCEKPPNTN, translated from the exons ATGGCAACTGGTGAGCTGAATCCAAATCACTACCCTGCACAGAGAGCAGCTAAGGTGGTCCAACACTACCTCACCACCCGCTACGGATCACCGTACAGGCTGTTTGGCCTGCAGAGGGTTCACAGCGGAAACGCAGAG GATGTGGGAGACTCTGGAAGAAAGTACCAGTTGGAGATCGCAGTGCACGAGATCATCAGCAAC ACTACACAGAAATGCTCTGCAGAGGTTTTCTTTCCACATGGACAGAAGCAAGAATCGCCCCAAGTCCAGGCCTCAtgtgaggagcttcttaacaTCAGCACTAAAGCTCAAGAAGAGGCCCTCTACCAGCAGTACAAAATGAACCAAACCCTGATATCAGCACAAAATTTACCTG ACAGCCACGGACACATCGAGCCTGACACGAAGCCCCTCTGGCACCTGGGCATCGTGGCCTCCAGCTTCATCATGCTGAAGGAGTCCAATGAAAACACTCTGTACAACATGGCTCAAGTGGCCAACATCACACAGCTG GCAACTGAAAACGATCAGCTGAAGTTCGACTGTCACACACTGCTGCATGACATGGTGTCCCAG GAGATCCTCCACTGGAAGCTGCTGTTCACCTGGTCTCCTGCAGAGGGAGTTAAAGTGCTGCAGATGGAGCAGCTGCCTCACTGCCACCATTGTGAAAAACCTCcaaacacaaactaa